CAGCTCGACGCCGCCTGACAGGCCGCTTCGCTCGCCCTGCGTGGCCCGGCGCTACTGGTCCCCGGCCCGTGATAGCGCCGGGCCATGCCCGGCGGATGCCCCATCCCCTCGCAGCATCTGCCGAAGGTCGTCCCGGAACAGCTGATAGCCGGCCTCGCGGCGTGCATCATCGCCCTGCCGCAGCACCCACGCCGGATGCACGGTGGCGTAGCCGCGGGTGCCGTCCTCCAGCGTGTGCCAGCGTCCACGGTCGCGCGACAGATTGAAATCACGGCCAAATACCGAGACTGCAGCGGTTGCGCCCAGGCAGACGATGACCTGCGGGCGCACCCGCGCGATCTCGCCCATCAGCCACGGCCGGCAGGCCTGGATGTGGCGGCTTTCCGGACGCTTGTGCAGCCGGATCTTGCCGCGGCGCTCATGGTGGAAGTGCTTCACCGCATTGGTCAGGTACAGCGTGGCGCGATCGATTCCCAGCTCGGCCAGGGCACGGTCCAGCAGCTGGCCGGCCGGGCCGGCGAATGGCTGGCCGCGCAGATCCTCCACGTCGCCCGGCTGCTCGCCGACCACCATGATCCGGGCATCGGCCGGGCCTTCACCGAACACCCCCTGCGTGGCCGCTTCCCACAGCGGGCACTGGCGGCAGGCCAGCGCCTGCTGGCGCAGTGTCTGCAATCCCTTGGCGTCGGCGGCGGGCATTGGCGCCAGCGCCCGCGCAGGTATCTTCCGTTGCGGTGCCTGCGCGGGCCGGTCATGCATTTCCTGCACGCGATCACCCGCATCGCGCACCAGGCGCGGCAGCAGCTGCGCCTCGGGCAGGTGGCGCCAGTACTTGGCAGGCATCTCCTGCATCATCATCCGCGTGTTGAGCCGGGCCGGATTGAAGATGCTGGCGTAATAGGTCTGCCACAGCGCCTCGCGCGCATCTTCTGCCGGGGCGTCCTCACGCCGTGCGCCCGGCCCGAACGCCAGTGCCTGCCCATCCCATGCCACGCTGCGTGACGGTGTCAGGATGGCCCAGCGCATGCCGGTGAAGCGGCGCGCGAAAAACGGCGCCACCCGATCGACGATGTGGTGCTGTGGCTCGAACCACGCGATGAACGCCTCGGGCTGGCCGGGCACCTCGCGGAAGCGCACGAACGCCTTCATCTTGTGGGTATCGCGGCGAACGGCCTGGGCGAGCGCGGTTGCGCGCAGCACGTCGGCATCGGCGGGATTCGACAGCACCGAGCGCTCGCCATGGGTGATGCGCCACAGCAGCCGGTACAGCAGGGCCATGCGTTGCACATCGCGATGACAGAGGCAGGTGGCCGCCAGTTCAAGGAAGTCGCGCGGTACGTTCGGCACGCCGGCATCGGCCAGCACGGGCGCGGAGCTGACCGCGGGCGCATCCAGCAGTGATGCCTCGCTGCCCTCCAGCCAGTCCAGCTGTTCCGGTGCGATGCCACGCAAGAGGGCATCGCGCGCACCGTTGCGCCAGGCCTCCAGCGACCACGGCGGGTCCACCCGTAGCGACCAGCGCTGTGCGTCAGGCTGACGGTGGGGCATCGAACAGTGATCCCTGACGAGGCGGTGGGGCCAACTGGGCGCGCAGCGCCGCCGGATCGTCCAGCGCCCTGCGTGGGTGGTGGTCGGCCAGCAGCACGAATGGCAGCAGTTTGCTCATCGGCGCCTTCAGGCGTGCCACATCGGCAACCCGCAGGCGACCGTGGCGGCGCGCCATCAGCACCCGCTTCACATTGCGCACGCCCAGCCCGGGTACGCGCAGCAGCATTTCCTTCGGCGCGCGGTTGAGATCCACGGGGAAGCGTTCGGGGTGGCGGATCGCCCAGGCCATCTTCGGGTCGATGTCCAGATCGAGCATGCCGGCCTGGGTGGTATCGGTGATTTCATCCACGCCATAGCCGTAGAAGCGCAGCAGCCAGTCGGCTTGGTAGAGGCGGTGCTCGCGCTGCAGGGGCGGCGGCTGCAGCGGCAGCTGGCGGCTGGCATCCGGAATCGGGCTGAAGGCGGAGTAGTACACCCGGCGCATCCGGTAGTTGCCGTAGAGCGCATCGGCGCTGGCGAGGATCTGCCGGTCGTTGGCGCCGTCGGCGCCGACGATCATCTGCGTGCTCTGCCCGGCCGGTGCGAAGCGGGGAGGGCGCGGACGCGCGCTGCGGGTGGACACTGGCGCGACCACCGCTGGCGCCTTGCGCGCTTCCTTGGCTTCCTCGATGCGCCAGCGCAGCTCGCCCATCGCACCGCGGATGGACTGTACGGTCTTCTCCGGTGCCAGCGCGCTCAGCCCGGCTTCGGTGGGCAGCTCCACGTTGATCGACAGCCGGTCGGCGTAGCGCCCGGCGCTGGCCAGCAGTTCCGGCGAGGCCTCGGGAATGGTCTTGAGGTGGATGTAGCCGGCGTAGCGGTGTTCCTCGCGGAGTTGCCGCGCTACTTCCACCATCTGCTCCATGGTGTAGTCCGCATTGCGGATGATGCCGCTGGAAAGGAACAGGCCCTCGATGTAGTTGCGCTTGTAGAAGTCCAGGGTGAGCGCGACCACCTCGTCCACGCTGAAGCGCGCGCGGGGCACGTTGCTGGACACGCGGTTCACGCAGTACGCGCAGTCGTAGACGCAGAAGTTGGTCAGCAGGATCTTCAACAACGAAACGCAACGGCCATCCGGCGTATAGCTGTGGCAGATGCCCATGCCTTCGGTGCTGCCGATGCCGCCGCTGGCGCGTGAGTCGCGCTTGCCCGAGCCGCTGGAGGCGCAGGAGGCATCGTACTTGGCGGCGTCAGCCAGGATGGCGAGCTTGCGGATGGTTTCCATTGCGGAAACCTACGGATCAGCGGTCTCATTGGATGAGACCGCCCCTGAACCCTTCAGGAAAAAAGGGAACGGAAAGGACGAAGTCGTTTGTGCCATGAACGACTTGATCCCCCGCGTCCCCTTTCCAGGTCAGAACCCGTGGGTGATGCTCGGCGCGCCGGCCGAGAAATCCGCGTACGGATCGTGCTCGCCGCTGCTGCCTTCGGACAGGCGGAACTTCAGCGCCAGGCCATCGCGCGAGTCGGCCGCGCGCAGGGCCTCCTCCTGCTCGATGGTGCCGGCCTTGGCCAGCCGGAACAGGCACTGGTCGAAGCTCTCCATGCCTTCCTCCAGCGAGCCTTCCATCGCCGCCTTGATCTCGTGCACCTGGCCACGACGCAGCAGGTCGCGGATCATCGGCGTGTTGATCAGCACTTCGGTGGCGGGCAGGCGACGGCCTTCCTTGTTCTTCACCAGGCGCTGGCTGATCACCGCCCGCAGGTTCAGCGCCAGGTTCATCAGCACGTTCTTGTGTGCGCTTTCCGGGAAGAAGTTGAGGATGCGCTCGATGGTCTGGTCGGCGTTGTTGGAGTGCAGGGTGGCCAGGCAAAGGTGGCCGGTTTCGGCGAAGGCGATGGCCGCCTCCATCGTTTCCGCATCCAGGATCTCGCCGATCAGGATCACGTCCGGCGCTTCACGCATCGCGTTCTTCAGCGCGTTGTGGAAGGCATGGGTGTCCAGCCCGACCTCGCGCTGGTTGACGATCGACATCTTGTGCTTGTGCAGGTACTCGATCGGGTCCTCGATGGTGAGGATGTGACCGGTGGTGGTGCTGTTGCGGTGGTCGATCATCGACGCCAGCGAGGTGGACTTGCCGGAACCGGTGGACCCCACCACCAGCACCAGCCCGCGCGGGGTCATGATGACGTCCTTCAGCACCTGCGGCAGGTTCAGCTCTTCAATGCTCGGAATGCGGCTGCGGATGGCACGGATGACCATGCCGACCTCGCCACGCTGCTTGAACACGTTGACGCGGAAGCGCCCGGCATCGGGCAGGGCAATGGCCATGTTGAGCTCCAGCTCGCGCTCGAACTGCGGTACCTGGCCTTCGTCCATCAGCGAGTAGGCGATCTTCTTGACCATGCCCGGCGGCAGGCCGGTGTTGCCCAGCGGATAGAGCTTCCCCTCGATCTTGATGTAGACCGGCGCCCCGGTGGTCAGAAACATGTCCGAAGCGTTCTTTTCGGTCATCAGCTTCAGGAAGTAGCCGATATCCATTGCGAATTTTCCCCAACGAAACGGCCGACGCCCGTTGCCAGCACGGTGTCGGCTTGACGACAATGGCCGTGAACCGACAACCGGTACGGCCTCCCCAATGAAACGACTTAGCTTCGCACGAATGCGCCATGGCCTGTATGTGATGGCGTTTGCATTCGCACTGTCTGCCCCCGCCTGGGCGCAGGACGCTGCCCTGGAACTGGCGCAGGCCCGGCAGGCGGTCGACAAGGCCACCCAGGCCGACGCCGATCAGTACGCCCCGGACCTGATCGGGCTGGCCCGGCAGGGGCTGGAGCAGGCCCAGCGCGCCGCCGGCGACCGCCGCGAGCGCAAGAACGCCCCGGCGATGGCCCTGCGCGCCGCCGCCGATGCCGACCTGGCCCGCGTCCGCAGCGAG
This genomic interval from Stenotrophomonas sp. 57 contains the following:
- a CDS encoding DUF4398 domain-containing protein, with the protein product MRHGLYVMAFAFALSAPAWAQDAALELAQARQAVDKATQADADQYAPDLIGLARQGLEQAQRAAGDRRERKNAPAMALRAAADADLARVRSEEATVSAQLQLRRNEVNQLQRQLSTGEDRR
- a CDS encoding putative DNA modification/repair radical SAM protein, translated to METIRKLAILADAAKYDASCASSGSGKRDSRASGGIGSTEGMGICHSYTPDGRCVSLLKILLTNFCVYDCAYCVNRVSSNVPRARFSVDEVVALTLDFYKRNYIEGLFLSSGIIRNADYTMEQMVEVARQLREEHRYAGYIHLKTIPEASPELLASAGRYADRLSINVELPTEAGLSALAPEKTVQSIRGAMGELRWRIEEAKEARKAPAVVAPVSTRSARPRPPRFAPAGQSTQMIVGADGANDRQILASADALYGNYRMRRVYYSAFSPIPDASRQLPLQPPPLQREHRLYQADWLLRFYGYGVDEITDTTQAGMLDLDIDPKMAWAIRHPERFPVDLNRAPKEMLLRVPGLGVRNVKRVLMARRHGRLRVADVARLKAPMSKLLPFVLLADHHPRRALDDPAALRAQLAPPPRQGSLFDAPPSA
- a CDS encoding PilT/PilU family type 4a pilus ATPase — protein: MDIGYFLKLMTEKNASDMFLTTGAPVYIKIEGKLYPLGNTGLPPGMVKKIAYSLMDEGQVPQFERELELNMAIALPDAGRFRVNVFKQRGEVGMVIRAIRSRIPSIEELNLPQVLKDVIMTPRGLVLVVGSTGSGKSTSLASMIDHRNSTTTGHILTIEDPIEYLHKHKMSIVNQREVGLDTHAFHNALKNAMREAPDVILIGEILDAETMEAAIAFAETGHLCLATLHSNNADQTIERILNFFPESAHKNVLMNLALNLRAVISQRLVKNKEGRRLPATEVLINTPMIRDLLRRGQVHEIKAAMEGSLEEGMESFDQCLFRLAKAGTIEQEEALRAADSRDGLALKFRLSEGSSGEHDPYADFSAGAPSITHGF
- a CDS encoding UdgX family uracil-DNA binding protein (This protein belongs to the uracil DNA glycosylase superfamily, members of which act in excision repair of DNA. However, it belongs more specifically to UdgX branch, whose founding member was found to bind uracil in DNA (where it does not belong), without cleaving it, appears to promote DNA repair by a pathway involving RecA, rather than base excision.); translated protein: MPHRQPDAQRWSLRVDPPWSLEAWRNGARDALLRGIAPEQLDWLEGSEASLLDAPAVSSAPVLADAGVPNVPRDFLELAATCLCHRDVQRMALLYRLLWRITHGERSVLSNPADADVLRATALAQAVRRDTHKMKAFVRFREVPGQPEAFIAWFEPQHHIVDRVAPFFARRFTGMRWAILTPSRSVAWDGQALAFGPGARREDAPAEDAREALWQTYYASIFNPARLNTRMMMQEMPAKYWRHLPEAQLLPRLVRDAGDRVQEMHDRPAQAPQRKIPARALAPMPAADAKGLQTLRQQALACRQCPLWEAATQGVFGEGPADARIMVVGEQPGDVEDLRGQPFAGPAGQLLDRALAELGIDRATLYLTNAVKHFHHERRGKIRLHKRPESRHIQACRPWLMGEIARVRPQVIVCLGATAAVSVFGRDFNLSRDRGRWHTLEDGTRGYATVHPAWVLRQGDDARREAGYQLFRDDLRQMLRGDGASAGHGPALSRAGDQ